Genomic DNA from Setaria italica strain Yugu1 chromosome V, Setaria_italica_v2.0, whole genome shotgun sequence:
GCATTACAGCTGTTGCTACTGATTATGGTTTAAATGATAAGATATTTTCTATCACACTGGATAATGCATCGGCAAACACTGCCGCCATTGGTAAGCTTCATCCTTCACTGACTGATTACATGGGTAGACTTTTTTTtcatcagcgttgtgcttgtCACATATTAATCTTATTGTTAAGGCTGGCCTTGATGTTTTCAAGCCTATGCTTAGTTCATTTAGAACTGCAATTTCATTCATGAATTGTTCTAACCAACGTATTGCGGCATACAAGTCATATTGCATTGCTGTTGGTGTCCGTCCTCGTAAGTTtgctttggacatggatgttagatggaattcaacttatctcatgttgaagcatctattgccccataagaccacattccatcagttcataaccactcaatatggtttggttgaaggtcaaacaattctgacAGAATTACACTGGTATATTGCTGAAAAGATTCTGATATTTCTTGAACAATTCTATGATTCTACTGTTATTCTGtctggtgtttactatcctACTGCTCCATTAATCTTGCATCATATTCTTGAGATAGCTGGGCACCTTAATTTCTATGCTGATGATGCTGATCTGAAACATGTTGTTGCACCCATGAAGTCTAAGTTCTTAGATTATTGGGCTGATATACCTATGCTTTATGCCTTTGCTTTtatattggatcctagagctaagatTACTGGTTTTAGCAATGTGCTTCAGCTGATGTCTCAGCTAACTGGTAAGGATTATTCTAGTTACTTAACTGATGTAAGAGCTGAATTGTCTACAATCTTTGGCAAATATGAAGCTAAGTATGGTTCTGTGAGGATGCAGAGGGCCACTCAGCCAGGCCCTGCAGGTAAGAAGAAGACTTCttggggtaagatctttggttCCCAGGCTGCTTCATCTACTTATTCTGCTGCTAGCCTTGGTGCTGGCCTGGGTTCTACTTCTGTTTCCTCCTCCCTGTCTAGGAGACAATCTGCTAGTGCTTTGTTGCAAGCTGCTCAAACTGGTgcctctcttgctgctgcttctgaactgTCTGCTTACCTAGACAGTGACACTATCaatcaatatgatgatgacttcaacatattgacctggtggcatgagcataagttATCATATCCTGTTCTATCTATCTTAGCTAGGGATGTTATGACTGTGCCTGTCTCTACTATATCTTCAGAATCTGCATTTAGTACCactggcaggatcattgaggagcggcgacgtcgtctgacccctgagatggtggagatcttggctttgatcaaggattgggagcaagGAGATGCAAGACTGCAGCATACCGTCGACGATACCGAACTTGAAGAGTCATTTGAGGATTTGTATCTTGATGAGTAAGTTTTCTACTCTCATTTACTTCTAATCAGTATACTTGTTAGTTGTTACTTGAAGATCTCTAATCCTCCTATCATTTTTTGCAAAAGCTAGATGTCTGCTGCCTTGTTGGTGCTCTGTCAGTGTTCAGAGCAAGTTAGAACTCAGAAGTGAGAAGCCTTGTGCTGTTGTGCTTGTGTAgatcttgtgacttgtgagttgtCAGTTGAGTTGTGAACTTGTGTGATTGTGTATCTGAACAATGAACTTATGAGCtgactgtactcttttttcctttgtagggttttctcacgaggtgtgagtttttacctacaaaggtttttaatgaggcagcaatacaaacagctcaaaataatattcatattTATTTGTGTTATTGTGATTGTGAATCTGTGTGAATCTTTGTGAATTTATGAATCAGTTGAATCTATGAATATATTGAAAGTAAGTTTCTGTGAATATGTTAAATATCTTACTTTGATAAATTAGATTCTGGTGAGGGTTTTTTCTTAAAACGTTACACGGGCTGGCACGGGCACGGTAAGGCTGTTAAGGCCCACCGGGCCAGCGGGCCGGCACGGCCTGCGTAAGAAGGTAGCAGGCCGGACCTGGGCCGCTCTTTCGGCACGCGGGCCGACCCGGCCTGGCACGACAGATAGGCGGGCCCAAACAGGCCGGGCCTAAACAGGTCGGGCCTATTCGTGCCcgtgccaggccgggccgggccgtCCGTTTGGCTATCTATAAGCGCGGGTGGGTGCGCTCCTACGTCCGCTTCTCGGGCCTGATCGACCCGGAGAAGGCGCGCCACGCGGTGTACGTCGTGGACGGCGCGTCGGCGGCCTCGTCAGGGCGCCCAGGAAACCCACGAACCACTCCAGGTCCACCGGTGGCGACCCCTACAAGAAGTACGACAGGGCGAAGGCCGAGAAAGGGAGGCACAAGTTCAGGCACGACGAGGTCAAGACGTACCTCCGCGACCTCCTCCAgggagacgacggcggcgcggacTACGAGTGATTGTGGCGGCGTACGAAGTAGAAAGTGAACTCGCCAGCAGCGTAGTTTCTCTCTAGTTGTGTGGTGGTAGCATTGTAAAAAACTGTAATCTGATTTAATTTATTGCGCATGGGCTGTACTACCACTTATTACCTGATGATTAATTTGGATCCATGTTTTTTCttgtttcagaaaaaaaattatatctaCGAGTTTATACGAATGAAACTTACTCGACATTTCAGCATTTTTTCCCTATTTGTCGCTCAAACTAACAGTTAGTTCCTCACTTCGAAACCAAAAACGGTTCCCCTCACATCGAAACCAAAGTCCTTGGTTGTTCAATGAACAGTAAAGAATATAAGGATATGCTAATCTCATTCAACAAAAACATTAGAACACACCAAAGATACAGCTATTCCAAACTCCACGCATATCACACGCCATAATCTAaataacacacacacacaaactaagggggtgtttgggaaacacctgttaaagtttaacacctgtcacatcggatgtttggatgctaattaggagtactaaacataagctaattacaaaactaattgcacagatggagtataattcgcgagacgaatctattaagcctaattagtccatgatttgacaatgtggtgctacagtaaccatttgctaatgatggattaattaggcttaatagattcgtctcgcgaattagcacaaggttctgcaattagttttataattagctcatgtttagtcctcctaattagcatccaaacatccgatgtgacactgttaaagtttagcacctcgtatccaaacagcccctaagcaACGAAACGTGCACACGTTGATCTCGTCGAAGACCTCTCCGGTTCACGGGGCTAGAAGAAGCATGAACCCGCCGAGAGCTGCTAGCGACGCAGTGGCCTCTCCCCACGTTGCTCGCAGCACGGCATGCCCGCCCGACGACgttgccggcggtggcggggttgAGGACATCGGCGCAACCTCCGCGAACGGGAAGAGATTTTCCACGGCCTGCACTGCCGGGGGCCGTGCCGGCGCAACCAGGGTTTCGGGTGGGCATCCTTTCTTCGAGTTCTTCCTGTGCTTCGTCTTATGCCCTGCATGTCTCGGCGGTGCAGCCGCGGGCCCCGGCATCCACGGCGTAGGCGCCGGCGACAGTGCCATTGTTGGCGCCATTGCAGGCGGCTTCGTCTTGGCGTCGtgtgccggtggtggcggcagcggcggcggcgagctgggcgTGGTGGGCGCGGGGCGGTCGGCGACCTCGATCTCCATCTTCATGCCGCCCAGGCAGTGCCCCGGCGCGCCGCAGATGAAGTAGCGCGTCCCGGGCATGGTGAGCACGACGGTGGTACTGCCGCTGTTGTCGAAGGTGATGGGGTTGGTCGTCGTGCACGCTTCGAAGGCGTCCTTGGTCACCTCGAGGACGTTGTGGTACGAGTTGTAGTTGAAGGCTGCACACAGGATGTTGCATGATGGGCTTAAGAATCAACACGTCGACAATCTTACTAGCTTATGACACTTACTCAGGGTGTCTCCTGGGCCGAACGTTTGGGCTGCAGCCCAGGACTTGTAGTCGGTCCTCCCGTCCCAGCCGCCGGCCGGGTTGCCGACGACGTAATCCGCCGCCGTCACGGCGTGGATCAGCGACAATGCCACGGTGACGCATACCAGCAGTGCCTTCATCTCCGCCATCTTCACCGCAGAGGGCATGATGTGTCTGAGGTTGCCGTAGCAAGGCGGTGCAGCCTCTGGACTCTGGTCCTCCATATATACACAGACGGAGCAGTGCTGTGCCAGCAGGCACCctacatgcatgatgcatgcacagGGTACAAACCCTGCAATGGAATTTCATTGTGGCAGATCCTGGTACACGAAAACAGCCAAAGAGTAGGTAGGCAGAACACACGCACTTGGGTTGGGAGAGTATAGATCAATCTTTAGATCGAACAGGTAACACCGCTGTACATTCGTCCGTTTCCTGCAATGGTAAGTTTCTGTATGTACCTTCCCGATCGAGGCCCATGTGGAAGCCTGTCCAGGCGAAGGGTACATTCCCTGGGCACGCGTGCAGAGCTCCGCTCCGCaaagccgcgcgcgcgcgcctgcTCTGCTCGCCGACAGACAGATCCGCCGGAAGGAAAGGCCGTCGCAAAATTTCCTATCTCGAACGAGACGGGCGGTGTAAGACAACGGAAATGTTCGGAAACCAGGCCGCAGCTCGCGCATGCACCGACCGCGCGCCCCCGCCCGCTGGCCCGatgcgcggcggcgcccgcatTTTGCCAACTTGCCATCCCAGCGCCGCCATGCCGTGCTCGTGCTGTTCACTGTGGTGGAGAGTGCCCTTCCGCTTCCGATACAATACTCCGGCGAGCGCGGGACCCACGAAGCATTCCGTTCCCACAGGAACGTGGAATCTGCCGGCGCGGGATACGGCCGGGTGAACAGTCCAAGGGCGTAGGGACTGCGCCGAGAGCGCTCGGCCGCGGTCCGGCCCTGCAGCGCATGTGCGTGCGAGCGCGAGCGGGCGCAACGGCTACTGCTAGACACGGCCGGCATGCAGCTCCCGTGCGGTGCGATGCGCGGCGCTAGCACGGAGGAGAGATGGTGCCAAACGGCTGATGCCCGAGCGCACCCAAAAGCGGCCGGGGAACACAGCAAAGTTGGgctcgcttttggcaaaaagcTGATCGGAGGAGAGCACGCCGCACGTCTGCgcgtgcacggcggcggcgcccaccgTTCCGGGATCCAACAAGGTGGAGGGGGCGAGGGACCGAGGCGGCACGTAAGTAGGTGccctcagttttttttttggaattgtaGGCGGATTGCTAGTATTGATGTTTCTACATCATTATCTAGTGAAAATCATTGGCTGATAACTATTGAACAAGGTTTTAGAAATTGTTTTTTATAAGCGGTTTCAGGAATTGTTGTACTAGGTTTCAAAGAATGCTGCCCCGTTaagggacccccccccccccaaggaCAAGTACATAGGAATGGAGTAGATACAAAATATACAGGTATATACtgcctccattttaaattactcattgttttgatttttctaggttaaAACTTTTGATATGAATCTAGATGTGTATATGtctttagaaaagtcaaaatgacggaGGAAGTATCAGGTAAGTACAGAGAAATAGGGTACGTAACATATTGTCTTACTTTAGGCACTCCAAtatggaagaagatgggatTAAGAAGCTATTAGTTTTGTCATTTTCtttcgatcacctcctctgcgTTTAGCCGTTTACTCTATTTGCTTTGCAGCACGCAGAGAGGCTGGCTCTTGCATAAGAGAACACTTCGTTCATTTTTCATTGTCTCTCTTCTATATGAGGCAAAAGTGCCATGTAAGCGGGCTATAAGCTTCTTATTATATTTGGAGGCTGCGTTCTCTCCTCATTTAACTCTATGGCACGTACTCCCTTCATCCCATGAAAAATACAATCTTGAAATTCAAAGCAAAATCCATAAAAGACTCCAATCTTAGCAATTTGACCGTAACTATCTATCTAGGTCTCTGGTCGTAATTTTAGGAAGTATAGTCAGTTGTATGCGGGCAACAAATGAGGGCATGATAATCTTGTCTTGTCTTGTCACCACTAATTTATCCGACAAAGATGAGAATTACATTGTTCAATGGACGGGGGAGTAGACTTAAAAGTTCTTATTGTCATATCTGTAGTCATATGAAGTACACGTCCACGCAGTTGCACCGATCGACGGTTACCTCCTGGCCTCCGAAAACCTTATACAGCGCGTGCGCCGCTACCTGTTAGCAGCGACCGAAGGAGGAGCGAGTGGCCCCGCCTGGCCTCCGGCCAAGAAGCGCCTCCTTGATCCCACCCAAGTCGCCTCCGTCCTCCGCGATCCTCCTCATGGCCACCGTCTCCGCGAGCCACCGCCTGACCCCCGGCGCGGCACGTCTTGAACGTGGTGAACGCCGCGAACAGAACGGTGACGAGCCACTCCGGGAACACGGCGTCGCACAGCaccccgacgccgacgcccaGTCGCCCACGAGCAGGCACGGCTGCGACACCACCACGACGTGTCAACGTCGTGGTCGATCAGCGGTTCACCTTCCGGCCCGGCCCCGCGGAGGAAGACGATATGTAGAGCACGTTGGAGAGGGAGACGCCGGTGACCATGTACCTCGAGAACACGGTCGCCGTCTTGACGCTGGCCCCCGCGACGGTGCTGAGGATCGCGACGTACAGCGAGCCCCCGCCGACGCTCGCCGCGCTGGAGATGGCCGCGGCTAAGAAGGAAAGCGCGCACGCGAGAGCATTCGCGAGGCCGCTCTGCGAGGAAGATTCCATCGGCTGCAGCTGCGATCTGCATTGGGACCGGTAAATCGTTGAGTTACTCGCTCTTGCAGCGGAGGCGAGGAGCAGCATCGAGGAGTTCATTATCCTGTCAGTGTTTCTGAGGCGAGCAGGAGGGTTTCGCATTGGTTGTTTGCTTTGTGCTGGGTATATACGCGGTTCGGCGTTAACTTTTGTTCTGCATAGATGGGTAATGTGAATCCATGTGTCCTATAATGTATAAGATCCATGTGTTCCTTGTATctggaaaaaagaagaatccaTGTGTGCTTGCTATGTGGGCGACGAGGAACGTTCTTATTGTATTTCAGTTATTTTCACAGGTTTCTGGATGCAGGAACAAGATTTCTTATGGAGTTAATAAACAGCTCAGTTGGTGGCTACAATCTGTAGAACTTTTGTAttgggcatgttcgcttcagcttataagccggctgaaaagctgaacggtgagagaaaaatactgtttggatAAGCCCGGCTCATTTGTCGCAAGATCATGCCTGGCTTGCCCGTACTGGTACTAAAGAAAATAATGATCATGCCTTTCTCAAGAGTAGTAGTAGTACCTAACTACCTAAGGACAAACTGTTGATGTCTCTGTTGGTAAATACTCAATTGATAGTGGTTTGGCCAGCAAATTCTTCCAAACTACAGAACTGGCAACGAAATAAAACCTATCTTGTTGACCTTTTTTGTTTGCACAAAAAACCATCACTATCTTTTGACACCAGAACATTCGTATAAGTATCCTTTCTGACAGCTCAAGTAGCAAATCACCGGTGAACAAGTGCATACTGAAAGGAGCGATTTAACAATAGGACTATAGCGACTCATACTACTACATAGAAGACCTGACTTCATCATAAGCGTAATCAGTGTCCACAATCAATCCTGCCTCTTTCCAGGAAGCTCACCGGCAGGAAAATTATTTCAGCAAGTAAGCCCCAAGCTAGCCATTACAATATATAAAAATCAAGAGAAAAACCTTTCTTCAGAAAGCCCAAAAGGCCAAGGCCAAGCCAAAACCCTCTGTCATTCTGAAGACCTCAGCAAGGCAACTTGAAGCCCATGTACGCTCCGCTGGTGTACTGCATCAAGACATCCTGCGCTCCGAAGCAGGTGACGATCACCGTGCTGAGCGCCATGATGGCGGTCACCAGGAACACGATCAGCGAGACCCGCCCGGACTTCCTGATGGCCCGCTCGATCACGACGAGCCCGACGACCGACGCGACGAAGCATATCCCCGCGTAAACGGAGGCCTGTCCGATGCCTTCCATGCCCAGCAGGATGAACTGAACCATGGACATCGACGCGCAGAACAGGACCATGAACGAAGACGTCGCTGCTGCTGTCTGAAAACCAACAGAAAACTAGTGATTCAGTGGCGACTATATGCAACACGAAAATTAAGAATACTTGGTGTGTTCTATACCTGCGGGTTTATTCCGATCTGAAGAAGAACAGGGTTGAGAAGCAGTCCCCCTCCAATGCCGAAGAGGCCACTCAGAGCCCCAGTGACTAAAGCCGCCAGCGGGAGTGTAAGTGACGGCAGAGTCTCCATTGTAGCTGTAGCTCCCACGAGCTCTGCCTGCTTTGGCCATGTGATGTCACGCTCAGTCCATGCCGCTTCAAGCTTTGCCGCGAGAACaagaagataaaataaaatcggCCGACCTACCTTGCCATCCTCTTGGCTACAGACAACGCGTTTCTTCCTCTTGGCGTATATGATATACCCTGTGAAAGCCACGGCGGCGGGTAGCTGGGACGAAGTGATGAGCCAGTAGGTGACGCCGCAGGGTTTTATCCTGATCACACCCTGGGAAGATAAGGTCGAGTTCATCGACCTGTTCGAATCAGCCAAAATAAGCAGTAGCGGCTGTTCagccagctttttttttttacttctctcTGATTTTACTGTTCAAATAAGCGGCTGCAGCTTATTTGAAGCTCAGCCGAAAAATCCTATGATGTTTTGTTGGACTGAAAAATATCTAAACGAGGACACGTATCTGATGTCACTGTCATGAGTTCATATTTTTGAGAAATGACTGCCCTCAACTTGCCACTAAGCATTTTCAGGGCTCTGAATTCGGGTACAGTGAACGTGGACAAGCACGATGTCAGGATTCTGAGCACAATGTCCGGGTTCAGTTCAAGAAGCCGTTGACCTGGATATAAGGCTTTTTTTCATTAGTGTACCAAGTGGCACACTGGCACTAGACGAGGTCGGCCTTCCACGAACAGGCATTTGATGCTGACCATTCACCAGAGATAGGCTGGAGAATTCGGGTTCAGCAACCTGCTCATTCCTATACGACTTTCCAAATGGACCTACAGGTCTACCTAGTTTCTCTCCAGAATGGGCCAAACCAACCGGCCGACCAGCTTGTGCACTGTGCAGAGCGAGTAAGATCTGGACATGATCTGGGTTGGACGCACGCCAACGAGAGGCCAAAAAAAGGCACCACCGTGTTGAGGCGGCTACTGTCGAGTGAAAGGACCGAGACGTTCGTTCCACTAGCAAGGGAAGAAATGCAGCCGCTACTTCCCACtatgatggaaaaaaaaaggcaaataaTGCAAACGTAACCTGACAAGCGAAAAGAAGCCTAGATTACGAAAGGCTCAAAGTCACATTACTTCCTTGCTTGCTTTGTGGGACGCGACACCATCGATCCGTTCCTCGGTTACTGGCGCATATCGATCATGGCCATACCGGCACTGGTGCCCGTCCAGTGCCAGGGGATGTGCGGCGAGTGCAACACGTCGCGGAGGGGGAGGTGATGAGACGTACCTTTCCGTGCTTATCTCCAATGAGGACATGGAGCGCGAAGAAGCAGAGCCACACCACGACCAGCAGCGCCACGTCCTTCCACGGGAACCCCGCGACattgccgcggccgccgtcctGGCCGTCGCTCGCGAGCAGCAGGGGCTCCGTGATGCTGAGGTGGGCGGCGCAGCGTGCATCCCCGGCGCGGGTCTCGGAGCGCCAGATCTTGAGCCCGGCGCGGCACGTCTTGACGGTGCAGAAGGCGAGGAACAGGGAGAAGAGCACGGTGATGAGCCACTCGGGGAACATGACGTTGCACACCACCCCGATGCTCACGCCCAGGAGCAGGCACGGCTGGAACAGCAGCGCGACGTCGTAGTCGatcagccgccgcccgccgccgcccgcgcacgCCAGGTTGTACAGCACGTtcgacgccgcgccgcccgtcACCATGAAGGACGAGTAGGCCGTGGCGCGCTTCAGGCTCAGCCCCGCCACCAGGTTCAGGATGGGCAGGAACAGCGacccgccgcccacgccgccggcgctcgACACGGACGCGGCGAAGAAGGAGAGCACCCACGCGGCCACGGTGTTCGGCCGGACCCCGCCCGAGGGCGAGGACGGCTCGGCCAGGTGGCGTTCCCGCCATCGCGACACTTCGGCGAGGAGGCCTTGGAGGCGGCCGGGGTGTGACGAGGTGGTGGTGTtggacgctgccgccgccgacaagAAGGagacggcgatggcggcggcgaggaggggggCGAGTTCAGTAGTCCTCGTCATCTCCGGCCTCTGTCTGCTTCTTTGAGAATTCAGAGTACACGGACAGATGTTGGTGACACTGCTTTTTATATGTGACGGTCCTTGTGTCTGACAAAAGACTGGGTTAAGAAAAAGGGATTGAAGGTTGCAGGTACAGAAAGGGACATGTTTTGCTAGAGAAATTCGAATTGGCATCACTCGCCTCAGTATATAGACATGCTAAACCCTTCTTTagtcacccccaactcccaactttagcactatgcaaaaagaagattccctatcacatcaaacttacggtacatgcatggagtactaaatgtagatgaaataaaaaactaattgcacagttttgttgtactttgcgagacgaatacagtgctgtaacagtaatttagcacctccaaactttggcaactaaacaaggcctaagttATTCTACTGTTATTCATCCAGCATTCCTGAGGATATATAGACAtcttttaagaaaaaataatgTGATTTGAGAAATTCAGCTGCTGACAACGAAAATAATTGAAGGTAAGGAGTTGACAACAATACAACTCAGGTATGTTCTGGAATATAAATGTCCCGTGTAATTTCAACTTGTGGGCACCAATTCGTACCTAAATTTATTTTCCTGGTCAATTTCTATCAGTAGTTATTTAATACACATCCATTTCATAAGGCTTGTTTAAGCCCAACAGAAAAAGTTCATAAGGATGCAATGCTACCAGCACTTTACCCTCATAGATTAGGGTTGACAATATTCTAGTCTCAATTTCCCTGGCAACCCTTTCATCAATTTTCTGAAGAGATTAAGATTGCATAAGGAAGTTCCCCGGAACAGTGAAAGCATCACAAAAACGGACAGTAAATAGATTATCTCAAATGACGTCTTTAGTTTGTCCAgttgaagaaacaaaagaaacagCAAATCTGAACTGGTGGAAAATCTCTAGCAGCTGAGACTAGTGTGGAGTTTCAAATATTCACAATTTACGTGCTATTATTGGAAATGCAATGAACAATCATGTTATGTACACATTCTTGTAAGATAGAAACCCCAACTCACAGCACCAAAGCTTCAATACCCATAGGGCCATAATTCAACCTCCCTTTCTATCTTTTCTCACGGTAAAATTTTCATGAATTCCTATGAATAGAACTATAGAAGAGAGGTAAAAGAACTCCGGATGGAGAAATGAAAGAATTCAGCTACACACACACAATGAAGACTTCAGCGAGTAAAGAGGCTCCTCCATCACATCGACGACTCCACCACATGGATCATCTGCAAGCCATGTTAGAGAGTTCATGACCATGATGAGTACCAATGTGCAAAGAAAAACTAGGCACGGTAGGGTAGTTCACATGCATTGTATCATGCAAGCCAGGgctaaagaaaaacaaatatgCTAAAGCACTTACCTTGACAGAGACACAAAGAGTCAATATCACAAGTCTGGGAGTTGCTCTTCATCTTCACCATCCCCTTTGCTATGTACAAATCCGAGCTGGGCCTCTGACTTAAGGCTCCCGGTATTATTTACAAGCTCGGTATGTAATTTAACACTTGGATTGTTATTTACAGCAGCACTACTATCATCTACTACATATTTACTGAAACCACCATCATCAGAGCTTTTGGGCCCTTCAGACATGCAGTCCAAAGAACTACAACTGCTTCTGCGCGAGAGTCTACCATCTTCTGAAATCCCAGACTTCTGTCGCTGAAGCAGTTCATACCTGTTGTTATCAGGAGTGTTCATCCTACAGGGTAAAAGTACATTAATCAGCCCAGGACAAATCtaatcagaaaaacagcagcaatTTCTCATTTCCTAATGAAGGTCTGAATTATCTAATGAAAATTAGCCAGCCTTTATCAACCGTATAGTTGAAATACGTTATTTAGTTGTATTGACTTTATATCAACCAATAACAAGTGCTCAAGAAATGTAAGCTTCGAACATACCTTGTCTGTTGAAACCTCGAGGTATGAAGGGAGTCAAAGACTGGTACGAGATTCTTTGACCTTGATTCTATGTTATGGGTCTGGATTTTTTCTACTTCAACTTCCCCTGAAGTTATATCAAGATTGTCTGCTTCTAAAGTTTCACCCTCCATAACTTGAAAGTGTATCTGGCATCAGTCAGTAAGCAGGTATTGCAATGAGTCCCATTGTCAATCAACTGAAAAGATAAATATTGCATTGAAAAGGAAAAGGTGCAAGAAAATACCCCAGATCTAGACCAGAGTGGAGTTTGCACAACATGAGTCTGCAACTCACTCTGAGATATATAGAAATTACGATTTTCATCAGCACTGAGCTTTGGTCTTTCAGCAGCAGCAGAGTCAAATGGATAGATACTTGTTCCTTTTTTCATAACTTTCTGGAAAAGTTTATTATTTTCTCCATTCTCAAAATCATTATACGCAAAACTCTCAGCACTGTCTCTCCTATTTCTTTTATGACAAACATCCCACTTCTGAAGAGCTTCAATAACAAATTTTGTATCAGTCTCTCTTTCTGATCCATAAGAAATGGGGCCTGTGGGGAAATCAAACCCAGAATCCTGTTCAGTTGAGAGATGGAGAACATACTGTATTATGCTTCCTGATGGAGAAAATACTAGTAAATAGTACTTCGTGCGTGAACTGTCTGAATTAAGGTCAGCATCCTTGCAATTGTGAAATGTTGAAGCGATAGCACCAGAAATTGGACTGGAAGCACCAGTTGCAAATGCTGCAGCACCGTGGACAGCACCCTTAAACAAGTTACTCCCATTTCTTATCCTACTAACAACAGACAACGTGAGAGGGGGTCCAGATACAAAAAGTGTCTTCTGACTGAGACTCAAAGAAGGGGTTGACTTCTGGGACCAATGAGCAGTATGATTAACTGATGAAGAATCCACCACGTAATCATTTTCTGCAGGATTGTTATCACTGTAACGGAATCTTGTTGATCCACTATATGGAGATATTGAAAACAGATGACTAGTTCCTCTTGAAGAGCTAATCATTATCCACTCACTATCATCACTAAAGCTGATGTCTTTTATGACCTACAAGAAAAGTGATACTTTTACAGTCAAACCACATTACAAACGATGAGCAAGAAAAAGGTACGCCAGCTTACCGCATTGGTGATGCCTCTTTGCAATTTGTACAGATGAACATAGGTTCCAATTTGACCTGCTTCTGATGTCCCATGTGGAGGAGGTATAATGCGGAAAACATTGATGTTTTGACCATGAACAGATGCTGTCACCAGCAAAGTTCCACTTGGATCAAAGCAAAGTGCTGAAATGGGACTAGTGTGTGCCCTGAACTGAACTATCAATAATTTAGAGACAATATCTCGCACAATGACCTGCCATTGCAAAGGGTGTTAACTGTCAACATTCTGTGAAGTAGGTAAAGACATGGCATACTCATGTTAATGGACTTgtaattgcaaaaataaaagaacaatTTTTTACACTAAATACATATTAATCGCTGGGGtaagaa
This window encodes:
- the LOC101771510 gene encoding autophagy-related protein 18f, which encodes MRDGAQAPGGGGGGFFSARSLSNYMRIVSSGASTAASTLRSAGASLVNSIASHDEDGSRDQVQWAGFDKLECGGGVVRQVLLLAYKSGFQVWDVENADDVRQLESRHDGAVSFIQLLKDPIFTTKSQDRFADARPLLALACEGNYTGSGNNHDTNVPVFDGTNGAFHNTGSENLPTVIRFYSLRTHEYVHTLRFRSAVYSIRCSPRVVAVSQATQIHCFDAATMEREYTVLTSPTVAQISGYGPLGLGHRWIAYSGIPVPVPDTGRVSPQLLSPSPFVPPPGSNGSVVAYYAKESSKQLAAGIVTLGDVGYKKLSKYCADFIPNGNGMVKQRSSIYKANGAINGHLIDSEYAGMVIVRDIVSKLLIVQFRAHTSPISALCFDPSGTLLVTASVHGQNINVFRIIPPPHGTSEAGQIGTYVHLYKLQRGITNAVIKDISFSDDSEWIMISSSRGTSHLFSISPYSGSTRFRYSDNNPAENDYVVDSSSVNHTAHWSQKSTPSLSLSQKTLFVSGPPLTLSVVSRIRNGSNLFKGAVHGAAAFATGASSPISGAIASTFHNCKDADLNSDSSRTKYYLLVFSPSGSIIQYVLHLSTEQDSGFDFPTGPISYGSERETDTKFVIEALQKWDVCHKRNRRDSAESFAYNDFENGENNKLFQKVMKKGTSIYPFDSAAAERPKLSADENRNFYISQSELQTHVVQTPLWSRSGIHFQVMEGETLEADNLDITSGEVEVEKIQTHNIESRSKNLVPVFDSLHTSRFQQTRMNTPDNNRYELLQRQKSGISEDGRLSRRSSCSSLDCMSEGPKSSDDGGFSKYVVDDSSAAVNNNPSVKLHTELVNNTGSLKSEAQLGFVHSKGDGEDEEQLPDL
- the LOC101770566 gene encoding sulfite exporter TauE/SafE family protein 5, whose protein sequence is MTRTTELAPLLAAAIAVSFLSAAAASNTTTSSHPGRLQGLLAEVSRWRERHLAEPSSPSGGVRPNTVAAWVLSFFAASVSSAGGVGGGSLFLPILNLVAGLSLKRATAYSSFMVTGGAASNVLYNLACAGGGGRRLIDYDVALLFQPCLLLGVSIGVVCNVMFPEWLITVLFSLFLAFCTVKTCRAGLKIWRSETRAGDARCAAHLSITEPLLLASDGQDGGRGNVAGFPWKDVALLVVVWLCFFALHVLIGDKHGKGVIRIKPCGVTYWLITSSQLPAAVAFTGYIIYAKRKKRVVCSQEDGKAELVGATATMETLPSLTLPLAALVTGALSGLFGIGGGLLLNPVLLQIGINPQTAAATSSFMVLFCASMSMVQFILLGMEGIGQASVYAGICFVASVVGLVVIERAIRKSGRVSLIVFLVTAIMALSTVIVTCFGAQDVLMQYTSGAYMGFKLPC
- the LOC101770179 gene encoding blue copper protein is translated as MEDQSPEAAPPCYGNLRHIMPSAVKMAEMKALLVCVTVALSLIHAVTAADYVVGNPAGGWDGRTDYKSWAAAQTFGPGDTLTFNYNSYHNVLEVTKDAFEACTTTNPITFDNSGSTTVVLTMPGTRYFICGAPGHCLGGMKMEIEVADRPAPTTPSSPPPLPPPPAHDAKTKPPAMAPTMALSPAPTPWMPGPAAAPPRHAGHKTKHRKNSKKGCPPETLVAPARPPAVQAVENLFPFAEVAPMSSTPPPPATSSGGHAVLRATWGEATASLAALGGFMLLLAP